TAGTTAGCATGTTTAAAATTGGGTTTAAAAGGATTGAATCTCTGGTTTGCTGAGCCTGACTAGACACCCATCTCAGACTTTCTTACATCAGGAGATTGTCTCGTGCACAGAAGGTCATTAGGTCGCAGGTATTAGGATAAGCAGGACAGCTACTGGGCTCATCGCAACTCTCTCGAGGGATAAGGGTTCGGGCGCAATGATCCCATTGAACGCTGACGAGTGCTCAGCAAATTTCACACAGAATTTCAGAGGCGATTTGATGTATGTAAAGTATATATCATTGAGCAAAACATGTTCAATAAAACATTGGATTAcgagattattttattttattttattttattttatttttgactcagGTTTTTTGCTATTTAATGCAATGAAGACAGGATTATTTGATTAGTGGATCACTTCTGACCAAAGCAAATTGGTTAGATTAGCAGCAGCTGTAGGGGAGGCATTATGGGTTCTACATTGCTTTAGGGATCACGTCATCGCTATTTAGAAATCATCAATAAGATGTCTTCTATGTTAACTGACTGTAAAACTTGCACCTAACCGAGTCATTGTTGGATGGAAGTTTATCCGATCCACTACGAGTACtaccactaataataatacttataataataatgatattttattttattttatttttaacacttCAGCCTCGACGTCTCATCACTCCCGCCTTAGTCCGCCACCCAGTGGTGTGATGCGGTACTACATTCTACAGCCTCTTCACATTGTGaacttcccttttttttaatcaattgcCACAAAATACAACTGCATAATGTGCTGAACTCCACAAATTATATCAATACCTCATAATACCGATGGTGAAAGTCTGTATACTTTTTCTTGAATTGTAGTTTAAATCATCTCAAAACAAGATTCCTACTCTGCTTGAAACGTCTCTGAAACGTGAACAAACGTAAAACCCCATTTTGCCTGTCGACTCATAACTAGAATGACTGAGACTAGATTGATTTTCTATTTCAACACATAGTCTCTGAGGCTGTCTGGCGGTCTAATTGTACACCCAAACCTGGTCAGATTCTCTTGTTTCAGGTGGTGAAGGTTCACTATTGCCTCCGTGCTTGACAGGCCTTCGACGTGGGCATCTGATTCCAACTCCACGGCGATGTTCTCCTCAGATGTTTTCTGTTGCTCTCCGGAAGACGACCCAACATCATATGACCAGGGCTCTTTCCTCTGTGCACCGCCTGAGGCTGGACGCCTCCTTTCGTATGCCATGTCTGGGAATACGGACTTCATTCTTTAAACACTCTTTTGTCGTGGATGTTTAGAACCTCAGCGTATTTATTGCGATGTCATCGGCTCTTTCGGATTGCTggactggaactgttggcatgTCATGCAGGATACAACCATTTGCTCAGTCTGTTTCGTCATTGCAGGCCAGAATCAATATGCCGCCATATGAACCAAgaagaatttttattttcaggccTGTGGCTGAGCTAATAATCAACAGCTTTTATTATTCAGTTGCATTCCACCTCATAGCGTTGACAACCCAGCCATGAAGTGGACTCAGTGGCGCTCCCCCTATTTTTATTTACGCCACTAAATAAAGGATATTTTCACAAAGCTGGTTACATCAGCGagcgtgtgtgggtgtgtcagcgtgcgagtgtgtgtgaccTGGTTCAGCAATGCTTGTGGAAGGACTAATTCATGGAAACACACCGacttgtgaagacattttgctCTGTGGGGCCATATTAGCCGCCCTCGACAACACTCAGCCAAGTCACAATAActgggtttggttcagagtcctggtcatggttagtcatttgttttggatggttgggtttatgGGGAGGAGCtagggaaagcatgaaagtcaaggAGATGAAAGATCACGGTTCAAGTGTgtactgttgtgtgtgtgttttaatacattttaggCGGCATTGACTGGCTGTGTTACTTAATAGTGCACTGCATTAACATTCCAATGgcattagcatttagcattaGCCATAGCGTAAATAAAGGGACAACACCGATATTTTTTGCATGCATTTAATAATATCTAGCGTATAtttgtttataaaatatatacagaaTATTATGACAGAGACCATTGGACGCATTGATCCTCCCATGTCATTGGTATACAAATGTGATTCTTGTACGTACATTCATCCCAACACATCACACGCATCATCACTCGTTCATTCACTGCAATAGAATCCTGTGGGGAGTGTGTTTGCGGATGATTTGAGTTCATGAAGGATCCTGGAAGTAGCTGCTGATTTCGCTCCAGATTGTGATCGCGGAGGAGGTTTGAGTTCATCCGCCCAGTCGGTCAGAAGCAGAAGAATTCCGGGGCAAAAGACTTCTGGAGTGGTGGGAAGGTCATCCTTAAGAGACAGAAGACACTTCTGTCTTGCTGGCTGATACTGATGTCTCGTCGTCGACCATCCCGCCCATGCCAACTGTGCTGAGCATGCAGTTACGGAACTGGGGGGCGAGAAACACAGAGAGTCACATGCTGCAGCACGCAAAGATGCTGGAGTAGTGTTGTTATAGAAGCACTGGCAGAAGAATGGCGGCTTGACGTATTAACACTAGTTGTGGTAGGACAAGCCTAGTCACTACAGGAGAGGCAGTTGAATTTCAAGTAGTCGTGAACTGTTTAAGCAAAGATTCTGGTTGCCAGTGTAGTAGTAGTGTTATTACTATGTCACTCTAAATGGGAAACAGGTCATTTTTCATCGCCAAACTAACCTGTTTGTTCATGAGCACGTAGATGACGGGGTTGAACAAGGCAGAGCTCTTGGAGAAGAAAGCTGGGATGGCCATGGCTGTGGCAGAGAACGCAGCTCCTTTGTTGAAGAAGATCCAGGCAGCAAATGTGGCATATGGCGTCCAAGCCACCAGGAATCCAAGCACCATCAGGACGCACATGCGTGTCACCTCCTTCTCAGCCTTCTGAGTGGAAGCTGAGTCCTGCTGCTGAGCGGCAGCCTGGGAAGGACAATGAAGGAGATGTGAAACACTTCAAGATGCttgtattattatgattattattattataaacaacCCATTACATTTCTGCTGGTGTATCCAAATTCATGAGAAAACGTTGTGTCATTATGCTTGTAAAATTTTCCAATTCccttttacaaaataaataaaaatgaaagctgagacattatttttttttaaattttttattattattattgttgttgtaaatACAAAGGTGATATTTATAAAGGTAATTATCATTGTAAAAATGCATTACTATTGCGGATAAAGGTTCCCGTCAGCTTTCTAATATTTTGTCAGTACAGGAAATACAGGCTACGTTATAAATAAGTCTGtatattcatgaaaaaataactcCAAAACTCACCGCTTTGACTGTCAACACTAGACTTCCGTAGGtgaagaagatggtgaagaCAGGGAAGCAGAAGTGGCATGAGAACATGTACATGACGTATGACTCGTTGTTGTAGCCAGGAGCCAGAGTGTAGTAGTCCGGTCCGCAGGAGCACTGCAAGCCCTCTGGGATGTACCTGTGTGAAGAGAACCAGGGTCGTCATGTTATCGGAGCATTTATTCGAGGCAATATGCTTTTAGTAGGACGGAGGAAAACTAGTCGAGGAGTGATAATCCAGACAAGCGCGAGCAAAGACGCTATTGGCACTTGCAACTTAAATCTTTTTTTCCAGGACGTTGATCTGCAGACGTCACTTTGGTTCCCTACCTGACAAGAAAAGCTGTAATGCTGAATACATGTAGCATGGTTTATTTAATTCAAGCATCACCTTGTCTTGGTTGTCTTGCCTTCAAACAAAGGCCAAAGCTTTAGTGGATGACTTTTAGTCGCGTGTGAGCGTTCATGTTTTAATGCAGCGTGGATGTCTCCCAGCGCTGTGATTTGGACCTGCTGCCTCATTTAGATCTCGCTCCTGCGTGTTGTTTTCTGCCGCAGGGAAGCTGCTGCAACATTTTGTGTCCTAAAGTGCTCAGTCATGGATGGTTGCGAACCATTGAACCACGACAGAGAAATTGCCTCCATTTCCCAGTTGTCCCTATCCATTTAACCTCCGGTCAGCTTAGGTTTTAAGTTAAACTGTCTGGTCAGCTTATGGACTTTAGTCCTCTCCTCTTTGAGCTAAATATCTGTGGCTTTAAGTATCTTAGTTCAGGAAATGACATGCAAGTATTTGAGTACATTAAGTTTCTCATAATGTTGCCCTGAAGAATGGATGTATTTGCCCTCACTGTTACCTGGACCATCCAGCCAGCGGAGGGGCAGCACAAGCCAGAGCCATGAGCCAGGTGATCAGAACTCCAACGCCGGCATGGGTGCCTGTGAatttgaagcttcccatgggCTTGCAGACCACAATGTACCTTTCCACAGCCAGAACCACCAGTGACCAGAGAGCCACTTGACCTGTCGGGAAATGACGGAGACGTCAGTACATGTCTCTAGAgcaacagtgaaataaaaaaaacacaggatTTGGATACCTCACCTCCGATCGTTGCCATGAATCCCTCGACAGCGCAGCCCATTGGTCCGAAAATGAAGTAGCCGTTGAGGGCCGTGATAAAAGTTATGGTGAAGCCAAAGATCACCATGATGAGTCCAGCTACGGCCAGGTTGACCAAGATAAAGTTAAGAGGTTGACGGAGCTTCTTGTTCTGGGCGGTGACCACCAGGGTGAGACCGTTGATGGGGAAGCCGGTGCAGATGAGGAAGAACATGTAGACAGCCAGCATCTTGAACTGCCATGGATCCCCCAGGTAGTACTGCGGGTACTCGAACGGACTCCTGACCAGCCCCGTCCTGTTGTTCATGGGGATGTAGAAGTTCTTGCCTTCCGTTCCGTTCTCCATCTTTTGCAACCGTGGGCAGTGAGGATGACTTGCTTATTGGGATCCTGTACAGCAGGCTCCAGCTCGGGTGGTAGCTTTATACCACTGAAAAAGTGGATTACACGGGGATTGATTAGACTTTCCTGTAAGCTCTAGGTCATTAATTTTAACACCAGATTATCATCACCTCCTAAATCTGCGGAATTGCCTTTAGGTCAATCACGGCCTTgttgtctttcttttctctttcatgaACACGCTGCATGATTCGATTGCACTAGATcgcctttatttgtcccacagcgggGAAATCGAACAATTCACTGAGGTCACATCTTCCATGTCAGATGAATCATACAGGACTCTCTCACCATCACTGAATCAGGTGACCACGGTCGGAGTCATCCATAAAGAATCTTTGAATTTATTTGATTTACACTTCCACCCCTGTGGTCAAATTGTCATCTTTTATGACTTGGTGTACTTTAACAGTTAAACCGTTCGAGTAATGACGTGACTCGCTCCTTTATCGCATAAAAAAGTGGTCATAATAACCGTCTATTTTAAACACTCTCACACGCAGACAGGAACACACGTGCGCGGGGACACACTCATGCATGTGGACAAACATccaccatacacacacacacacgtttgtatatatattttgtaagaCCTCTCATTGTCCTCACTAGGATCTGTGTTTCAAATTGTTCACACACAAGTATAGCaatatacttttttattttattttattttattttattttattttagtgaagtcagtttttttatttttcatatttataatGGCCACAAGTTGCGAATAGTTTGCCTCATTCTACCTTTAATTTGAAGTTCTCCTTTGGATGATTGTGTGTGGACTTGTGTGTCCCTTGACATACAAATGCGACAGCCAGTGTCAGTTTAAATCTCGCAGCCTGCGGAGTCACATGGCGTCTCGTAGCAATGCATTCTGACACACAGTCCACGTTGTCCCTCCCATCCATGTCGGATTTAGCAGGGCGTACTGAAGACTCGGTTGTTCACTTCAACATGGAGGCGGCGACACCGTCCAGACCCCTCTATATTGAAACCCAGTGGACATGTGTAACCCCTGTCACAATAGAAGCGTTCTAAGAAGCTGGGTGTGTTTTGGGTGTCACACTTTAATcatacacagacacattttGATGCATGCATTTATTTACCTACATTTGCACAAGcatttataaaatatatgtacAATCAGACAGGAACAATCGTTTCCAACCCCCTCAAAAATGATCTATAAAACCATGTGACTGAAGCAAGTGTTGATGGTcaagattggaaaaaaaaaacagtgcgtCACTGGTCTGAAATGTGTAGCTTTGAGATAAAACTTATATCCAAGTCTGGATTAAGACCCATGTTTGGCTAGTCAGTGAAAACAACTGATTCCAATGTCCTTTGCAATAAGTCCGTGAGCGATATTCGTGAGAGCTGTTGATGTGCGTCCAGGTTTTAGGAGACAGAGGAAACTTCTGTCTTGCTTGAGGACGACACTGAGGTCTCATCGTCCACCATTCCTCCCATTCCAACAGTGCTCAGCATGCAGTTACGGAACTGCGGAAGGAAAAGAAGTGAAGAATGGAAATTCAGAAATGCAGTACAAGAGAAAAAGGTATTCCTCCATTTAGAGATAGTTTGTCAAAACGTTTTGGTTTGTTCTTTTAATACCGTAATTgttggactatagagcgcatcgcaatattagccgcactcactacatttaagaaggaaaatagatcttgttcgtaCATGAGACACTTTGATGCAGTTTGATGTgttgaggctcaatattttgtcagcatgacgctctttagccttaTGTCAGCCGCATCGTTGTAAAAGATGCAGGGTTCCGATTGCGAGAAATGAGTAGCGACTAATAGTCTGGAAATCACGGTACATCCAACCAAATCACTTTgccaacacattttttaagaatTACATGAAGTAAATATACAGTAGGCTAAAAATAGGGGGTTAAAAAAAACccgaaattaaaataaaatacaagctagttacattttcattccattaCGTTCAATTAAGAAAAAGTAGATAGTATGAATGTACATTATTGCATCGGGTTTCTTTGCTCATTTGTTTGACAACAGAATAACTAAAATGGATGAATGTATTCCAATAAAACTTTCCGTGTGAGCTGGAAGCAGGGTATCCTGGAAATGACTcaagaaatggaaataaataataataaaacaaaacagtagcTATCTCGAGAGAATTGGTCAATTTGACATGATTCTTTAGCCTCGAAAATATCTGTTGCTTTGTTCTTATGAAAACCCGATAAATGGCATGTGCTCAGTGCTAGTATACATATTACTATTTTACTAAATATTATAATACCACTCTTCAACACACAAAGGTCAACTGTCTCTGTTTCTTTTGGTGCCGTTTCTCATTGCTCCACTGTTGTGACCCAAGTTTAATAACGTCATCTCAGGTAATGCGGCGTttaataaatttaaaaagaattCATGTAAAAATCTCCAAAAGCAATCCTAAAAGATATGAACGTAAAGCAGTCGCCTTAGCTTAGCCAACATTGTTGATGATCTTGGGAGGAAATGGGTAAATGCAAGTCACGTTGTTCCCTgggttgttgaaaaaaaatggtgtccCCACCGGTTGAGCtaatgccccccccccctcttcATCTTGTCCTGGAGGTGCTGCTGCTTACCTGTTTGTTCATGAGCACGTAGATGATGGGGTTGAACAAGGCAGAGCTCTTGGAGAAGAAAGCCGGGACGGCCATGGCTGTGGCAGAGAACGCAGCGCCTTTGTTGAAGAAGATCCAGGCAGCAAAGCTGGCATATGGCGTCCAAGCCACCAGGAATCCAAGCACCATCAGGACGCACATGCGTGTCACCTCCTTCTCAGCCTTCTGAGTGGAAGCTGAGTCCTGCTGCTGAGCAGCAGCCTGGGAAGGACACAAATGCAAAGCGTATTTACCATCAAACTGAGGGAACACCAACTGAAGAGCTAACTAAAAACATACCGCCTTGACAGTGCAGACTAAGTTTCCATAGGTGAAAAAGATGGTGAAGACAGGGAAGCAGAAGTGGCATGAGAACATGTACATGACGTATGACTCGTTGTTGAAGCCAGGAGCCAGAGTGTAGTAGTCCGGTCCGCACGACACCTGAACCCCCTCTGGGATGTACCTGTGAAATGGAATCTAAATTGAGCTCACAGAATTGTCAAGAAACATTTTCTCACAGCCGTCTTTCTATAACAAGAGGTCAATTTCAGAATTGAAAATCTGGATCATCCATCACTTTCTAGCTGTGGTCGACAGCATTCCTACTAGACTCCATACATGGCAATAGAAACAGAGAGCATGATGTAGAGGGTCTCAGCTGACAATTGGGTCTGTTAGACCTAGAAAACAGTCTGAAATAATTCCATGAAAGGATCTGAacatctgagttttgaaaacaaatgaggcTTGTTCTGAAAGCCAATGCTGCCCAAAAGTAAACAATGGCTTGTTGCAGATGCCACTCTAGCGGATAAATCCCCAACAAGTAAACTAATCCGACTCTAGTTAATTCGCACTCCTCCAGATAATCTCAAGTATATAAACATGAATGCATATCCTCTAATCACCTTTGTCTGATGACTTGGTCAAGATCTTGTCAAGGAGAACCCCTCGGGCCATTCAACATTTCTCTTTAGGTCTTTTTCCCAAAGCAGAGCAACAGAAGTCCCCTTAAAATGAAACATCTCAGTGTGGAGTCCCTCACAAGATGCTTTGTCTTCCTCACTTCTTGGTTCAGTGTTAACCTTCCTGAGGGTGGTTTCCCTCCAGAGCTCTACTATGTTTACGGCAGGCCATGACCTCAGAAGTGAACATCATGACCTCAAGAGACCCTCATTACCTTGACCAGCCAACAAGAGGTGGAACAGCACAGGCACACGCCATGATCCAGGTGAAGGCACAGCCAGCAGAAGCGTGAGTGGCTGTGAACTTGAAGCTGCCCATGGGTTTGCAAACCACAATATATCTCTCAATGGCCAGGACGACTAGAGACCACAGGGACACCTGCCCTGTGGAAGGAAAAGACATGGCCAACACTTCAGTAACTTCACTTCATAAGCGTGTCCCCGATTGTTTACCTCCAAGTGTTGCCATGAATCCTTCAATAGTGCAGCTCATTGGTCCCAAGGCGAAGTGTCCATTCAGTGAAGAATAAAAGG
Above is a window of Synchiropus splendidus isolate RoL2022-P1 chromosome 6, RoL_Sspl_1.0, whole genome shotgun sequence DNA encoding:
- the LOC128760177 gene encoding green-sensitive opsin-like, with the protein product MENGTEGKNFYIPMNNRTGLVRSPFEYPQYYLGDPWQFKMLAVYMFFLICTGFPINGLTLVVTAQNKKLRQPLNFILVNLAVAGLIMVIFGFTITFITALNGYFIFGPMGCAVEGFMATIGGQVALWSLVVLAVERYIVVCKPMGSFKFTGTHAGVGVLITWLMALACAAPPLAGWSRYIPEGLQCSCGPDYYTLAPGYNNESYVMYMFSCHFCFPVFTIFFTYGSLVLTVKAAAAQQQDSASTQKAEKEVTRMCVLMVLGFLVAWTPYATFAAWIFFNKGAAFSATAMAIPAFFSKSSALFNPVIYVLMNKQFRNCMLSTVGMGGMVDDETSVSASKTEVSSVS
- the LOC128760176 gene encoding green-sensitive opsin-like, which encodes MENGTEGKNFYIPMNNRTGLVRDPFHYPQYYLADPWFFKLLALFMFFLICTGFPINALTLLVTAQNKKLRQPLNFILVNLAVAGLIMVLFGFTVTFYSSLNGHFALGPMSCTIEGFMATLGGQVSLWSLVVLAIERYIVVCKPMGSFKFTATHASAGCAFTWIMACACAVPPLVGWSRYIPEGVQVSCGPDYYTLAPGFNNESYVMYMFSCHFCFPVFTIFFTYGNLVCTVKAAAAQQQDSASTQKAEKEVTRMCVLMVLGFLVAWTPYASFAAWIFFNKGAAFSATAMAVPAFFSKSSALFNPIIYVLMNKQFRNCMLSTVGMGGMVDDETSVSSSSKTEVSSVS